Proteins from one Rosa chinensis cultivar Old Blush chromosome 7, RchiOBHm-V2, whole genome shotgun sequence genomic window:
- the LOC121050661 gene encoding uncharacterized protein LOC121050661, with translation MTNLAKLDFVALDISGKNYLSWALDAEIHLEAQNLGPTIKEGNSASPQNKAKAMIFLRHHLHQGFKDEYLTVKDPLELWTGLADRFAHQKTVVLSRARYEWTHLRLQDYSSVIDYNSAMFRITSQMNLCGETVTQAMMLEKTFSTFHASNMVLQQQYRERGFTKYSDLISCLLVAEQNNELLMKNHQSRPTGSQPFPEANAIFTSGYGNRRGGRHGKARNRGHRRGQGRQNGQARGGYNQQLGPRNNAKITKGNGQMIKPHKNEDSVCLRCGGKGHWARTCRAEDHLVALYKASLKKKHVETNYIDHSDPWDSSERIDITPLNVSDFLRTMEAILMI, from the coding sequence ATGACgaatttggcaaaattggattttgTCGCCCTTGACATCTCTGGCAAGAACTACCTGTCTTGGGCCCTTGATGCAGAGATTCATCTCGAAGCCCAAAACCTTGGGCCTAcaatcaaggaaggaaactCAGCGTCCCCGCAGAATAAAGCTAAGGCTATGATTTTTCTGCGCCACCATCTCCATCAGGGATTCAAGGACGAGTACTTAACTGTCAAAGACCCACTTGAGCTATGGACAGGTTTGGCAGATAGGTTCGCTCACCAAAAGACTGTTGTGCTCTCTAGAGCACGTTATGAATGGACGCATCTGCGCCTTCAAGATTACAGTTCTGTGATAGATTATAATTCTGCCATGTTCAGGATCACCTCCCAAATGAATCTTTGTGGAGAAACTGTAACTCAAGCCATGATGCTTGAAAAGACCTTCTCCACTTTTCATGCCTCCAATATGGTCTTACAGCAGCAATACAGAGAAAGAGGATTCACCAAATATTCTGATCTCATCTCTTGTCTTCTGGTGGCTGAGCAAAACAATGAGCTCTTAATGAAGAACCATCAGTCTCGCCCTACAGGATCACAACCATTCCCTGAAGCGAATGCTATTTTTACTAGTGGTTATGGCAATAGACGTGGTGGAAGGCATGGCAAAGCCCGTAACCGTGGTCATAGACGTGGTCAGGGTCGACAAAATGGCCAAGCTCGTGGGGGCTACAACCAACAGTTGGGCCCAAGGAACAATGCCAAGATTACTAAAGGAAATGGTCAGATGATCAAACCTCATAAAAATGAAGACAGTGTTTGTCTTAGATGTGGTGGTAAAGGCCATTGGGCTCGCACCTGTCGTGCAGAAGACCATTTGGTGGCCCTCTACAAAGCTTCCttgaaaaagaaacatgtgGAGACAAACTACATTGACCACTCTGACCCTTGGGATTCATCTGAGCGTATAGACATTACTCCACTCAATGTCTCGGATTTTTTGCGAACAATGGAAGCAATTTTGATGATATGA
- the LOC112176771 gene encoding probable alkaline/neutral invertase D, whose amino-acid sequence MEGLRNVSSHCSISDMDDYDLSRLLDKPRLNIKRERSFDERSLSELSIGLARAGLDNLDSSYSPGGRSGFDTPVSSTRNSFEPHPMVAEAWDALRRSLVFFRNQPVGTIAAYDHASEEVLNYDQVFVRDFVPSALAFLMNGEPEIVKNFLLKTLQLQGWEKRIDRFKLGEGAMPASFKVLHDPIRKTDTIHADFGESAIGRVAPVDSGFWWIILLRAYTKSTGDLSLAETTDCQKGIKLILTLCLSEGFDTFPTLLCADGCSMIDRRMGIYGYPIEIQALFFMALRCACALLKPDTEGKEFIDRISKRLHALSYHMRGYFWLDFQQLNDIYRYKTEEYSHTAVNKFNVIPDSIPDWVFDFMPTRGGYFIGNVSPARMDFRWFALGNCIAILSSLATPEQSIAIMDLIEARWEELVGEMPLKIVYPAIDSHEWRIVTGCDPKNTRWSYHNGGSWPVLLWMLTAACIKTGRPQIARKTIELAESRLLKDSWPEYYDGKLGRYIGKQARKYQTWSISGYLVAKMMLEDPSHLGMISLEEDKQMKPVIRRSSSWTC is encoded by the exons atggAGGGACTGCGAAATGTGAGCTCACATTGCTCCATCTCGGACATGGACGACTACGATTTGTCGCGGCTTCTTGACAAGCCGAGGCTCAACATTAAGAGGGAGAGGTCCTTTGACGAGAGGTCACTCAGCGAGCTCTCCATTGGTCTCGCCAGAGCCGGGTTGGACAACTTAGATAGCTCATACTCGCCGGGGGGAAGGTCCGGTTTCGACACTCCTGTTTCGTCCACTCGCAACTCATTTGAGCCCCATCCAATGGTTGCCGAGGCGTGGGATGCTCTCCGTCGCTCACTGGTGTTCTTCCGAAACCAGCCGGTGGGGACCATTGCTGCATATGATCATGCCTCTGAGGAAGTTTTGAACTATGATCAG GTTTTTGTGCGAGACTTTGTACCAAGTGCTCTGGCTTTCCTAATGAATGGTGAGCCTGAGATAGTGAAAAACTTTCTCTTGAAGACCCTTCAGCTTCAAGGGTGGGAAAAAAGAATAGACCGGTTCAAGCTTGGAGAAGGTGCAATGCCAGCAAGCTTCAAAGTTCTTCATGACCCTATTCGGAAGACAGATACTATCCATGCAGATTTTGGTGAGAGTGCAATTGGACGAGTTGCTCCTGTTGACTCTGGTTTCTGGTGGATTATACTGCTCCGTGCATATACAAAGTCAACAGGGGATTTATCTCTGGCGGAAACAACAGATTGCCAAAAGGGCATCAAGCTTATATTGACTCTATGTCTGTCAGAAGGTTTTGATACATTCCCAACTTTGCTTTGCGCTGATGGATGCTCTATGATTGATCGTAGAATG GGAATATATGGTTATCCTATTGAAATTCAAGCTCTGTTCTTTATGGCGCTCAGATGTGCTTGTGCATTGCTAAAACCTGATACAGAAGGAAAAGAATTTATAGACCGAATTTCAAAGCGTTTGCATGCCTTAAGTTACCACATGCGAGGTTACTTCTGGCTTGATTTCCAACAATTAAATGACATATACCGTTATAAGACTGAAGAGTATTCACACACTGCAGTAAATAAGTTCAATGTCATTCCTGATTCCATCCCAGACtgggtatttgattttatgcccACACGTGGTGGCTACTTTATTGGCAATGTGAGTCCTGCAAGGATGGATTTTAGATGGTTTGCTCTGGGTAATTGTATTGCAATTCTATCTTCCCTTGCAACCCCAGAGCAATCAATAGCTATAATGGATCTAATTGAAGCTCGTTGGGAAGAGTTGGTGGGAGAAATGCCGCTAAAAATTGTTTATCCAGCAATTGATAGTCACGAGTGGCGAATTGTTACTGGTTGTGATCCTAAGAATACCAGATGGAGCTACCATAATGGAGGGTCTTGGCCAG TGCTATTATGGATGCTAACGGCTGCCTGCATTAAAACGGGACGACCACAAATTGCAAGAAAGACAATTGAGCTTGCTGAGAGTCGTCTGCTAAAAGATTCTTGGCCAGAATATTATGATGGGAAACTAGGGAGATATATTGGCAAACAGGCAAGGAAGTACCAGACATGGTCAATATCTGGATATCTGGTTGCAAAGATGATGCTAGAAGATCCATCTCACTTGGGTATGATCTCACTGGAAGAGGACAAGCAAATGAAGCCTGTAATTAGGAGATCATCATCGTGGACTTGCTGA